From the genome of Lotus japonicus ecotype B-129 chromosome 6, LjGifu_v1.2, one region includes:
- the LOC130723600 gene encoding protein ENDOSPERM DEFECTIVE 1-like: MAAAPVKPLAATDTMQLTDSDNPAPPPPPPVPHTRRPRVREVSSRFMSPAASSSQRRQHRADSDLSGDENSESSFPIANSVAQRKQRAAMKLFRESNGVVDQVPNHPPHPPHPSKSCSSRIGIGIGGSGNTNNPNSIATPSRPDTPTPSVFVPSRFRLTPHHHNNHNHSHSHSHHRSINGSASVAAKLMQASGMSQSLSKANAAAAASALSQLESNSRDDSAISCSTQSLPELCSENDRDRLTLNDAAKIGNSGELKSHPSPLSRSVTLPASSSEHLLLVKGSEKQPASVSNHVKLGGLSLPPVAPQCARPALDTRKGRKGSSHQEDVHSLRLLHNRYLQWRFANAKAAASMKAQQKESEKALYSHAMKISEMRDSVNRKRAELELLQRYKTLSTILDAQMPYLEEWSSMEEDYSVSLTEATQALVNASVQLPVGGNVRVDEREVGEALNSASKMMETIVSNIQRLVPKAEETDSSISELARVVGGERALIGESGDLLSKTYKSQVEECSLRGQLIQLHSICQKNKNKEQQESDN, encoded by the exons ATGGCGGCGGCGCCGGTGAAACCTCTTGCTGCAACCGACACCATGCAACTCACGGATTCCGACAACCCCGCTCCACCTCCTCCGCCGCCGGTTCCCCACACCCGCCGGCCGAGGGTCCGGGAAGTCAGCTCCAGATTCATGTCGCCGGCTGCTTCCTCCTCCCAGAGGCGGCAGCATCGGGCAGATTCAGACCTCTCCGGCGACGAGAATTCTGAATCCTCGTTTCCGATCGCGAATTCTGTTGCTCAGAGGAAGCAGCGTGCCGCCATGAAGCTTTTCAGGGAAAGCAATGGAGTTGTTGATCAGGTGCCAAATCACCCTCCTCACCCTCCTCACCCTTCAAAGTCTTGTTCATCTAgaattggaattggaattggGGGTAGTGGCAATACTAATAACCCTAATTCAATTGCTACACCTTCTAGGCCTGATACCCCAACTCCCTCGGTTTTCGTGCCTTCGAGATTCCGGCTCACGCCTCATCATCACAACAACCACAACCACAGCCACAGCCACAGCCACCATAGGTCTATCAATGGAAGTGCATCAGTTGCTGCAAAATTGATGCAAGCGAGTGGCATGTCACAGTCATTGTCCAAGGCCAATGCTGCCGCTGCTGCTTCTGCTTTGTCTCAATTGGAATCCAATTCGCGCGATGATTCTGCGATAAGTTGCAGCACACAGTCACTTCCTGAGTTGTGTTCTGAGAATGATAGAGATAGGTTGACTCTGAACGACGCTGCGAAAATTGGCAATAGTGGGGAATTGAAATCCCATCCTTCACCTTTGTCCCGGTCTGTTACTTTGCCTGCTTCAAGCAGTGAGCACTTGCTGCTGGTAAAGGGGTCTGAGAAGCAACCGGCTTCTGTGTCAAATCATGTGAAGTTAGGAGGGCTTAGTTTGCCGCCGGTTGCTCCTCAGTGTGCGAGACCTGCATTGGACACAAGGAAAGGGAGGAAAGGGTCTAGTCATCAGGAAGATGTGCATTCCCTTAGATTGCTCCATAATCGTTATCTGCAATGGAGATTTGCTAATGCGAAAGCGGCAGCTTCGATGAAAGCTCAGCAAAAAGAAAGCGAG AAAGCACTATATTCTCATGCAATGAAAATATCAGAAATGCGTGATTCTGTGAACAGGAAACGCGCAGAACTGGAGCTTTTGCAGAGATATAAGACTCTATCAACAATTCTTGATGCTCAA ATGCCATATCTAGAGGAGTGGTCTTCTATGGAAGAAGATTATTCAGTCTCCCTTACTGAAGCAACTCAGGCCTTGGTGAACGCCTCAGTGCAGCTTCCAGTTGGTGGCAATGTTAGG GTTGATGAAAGAGAGGTGGGGGAGGCGCTGAACTCAGCATCAAAGATGATGGAAACAATTGTTTCCAATATCCAAAGATTAGTGCCAAAG GCAGAAGAAACAGATAGTTCTATTTCAGAATTAGCGAGAGTTGTCGGAGGAGAAAGAGCTCTTATTGGAGAGAGCGGCGATTTATTGTCAAAGACATATAAATCACAG GTGGAGGAGTGCAGCTTAAGGGGCCAGCTAATCCAACTGCATTCAATTTGTCAAAAGAATAAGAATAAAGAACAACAAGAAAGTGATAATTAA